A genomic segment from Thermoplasmataceae archaeon encodes:
- a CDS encoding aminotransferase class V-fold PLP-dependent enzyme, protein MKKDFPIFDRKIDGKPIIYLDNAATTQKPRQVVEAIVNYYYNFNSNIHRGIYRLSEEATDMYEKARDNVRSFIGSEKDGTVVFVRNATEALNLVAFGLAHDLKPGDEILLGTMEHHSNIIPWQFLQDMGVKLKFVNFNKQWELSMDQFQEMLSKRTKVVSLTHVSNVLGTINPVRDLVKLAHDNGSKFILDGAQSVPHMPVDVSSIGCDFLAFSGHKMLGPSGIGGLYAKVDDLEQMHPFLGGGEMIKEVWKDHATWNDVPLKFEAGTPNIEGAIGLSAAVDYLRNLGMGNVREHEKDLIKFTLEKEEEEKIPDLVSYGPRNLEIRAGVYTFNIGEIPSFDLQMKMSESGVHISQGIHPHDVAESLDRANVFVRSGHHCAMPLMNEIGVAATSRASYYIYNDREDVESLFDGIRSTRRVFAR, encoded by the coding sequence GTGAAAAAAGACTTTCCAATATTCGACAGGAAAATAGACGGAAAACCCATAATATATCTTGACAATGCAGCGACAACCCAGAAGCCGAGGCAGGTTGTCGAGGCCATTGTAAATTATTATTATAACTTTAACAGCAACATTCACCGCGGCATATACAGGCTGAGCGAAGAAGCCACCGATATGTACGAGAAGGCCAGAGACAATGTGAGAAGTTTCATTGGCTCCGAAAAAGACGGAACGGTTGTATTTGTTAGGAACGCTACAGAAGCGCTCAACCTGGTGGCTTTTGGACTGGCTCACGATCTGAAACCTGGAGACGAGATTTTGCTGGGTACCATGGAGCACCACTCCAATATTATTCCATGGCAGTTTTTGCAGGACATGGGAGTAAAACTCAAATTTGTGAACTTTAACAAGCAGTGGGAACTCAGCATGGACCAGTTTCAGGAAATGCTGAGCAAAAGGACTAAGGTTGTTTCGCTCACCCACGTTTCCAATGTTCTTGGCACTATAAATCCTGTCAGGGACTTGGTAAAGCTTGCCCATGACAACGGATCAAAATTTATTCTGGACGGCGCCCAGAGTGTTCCACATATGCCCGTTGACGTTTCGTCAATCGGTTGTGATTTCCTGGCTTTTTCTGGTCACAAGATGCTCGGTCCCAGCGGAATAGGGGGACTCTATGCCAAAGTTGATGATCTTGAGCAGATGCACCCATTCCTTGGGGGCGGAGAAATGATTAAGGAGGTCTGGAAAGATCACGCCACATGGAACGATGTACCACTGAAATTTGAGGCGGGTACGCCGAACATCGAGGGAGCCATTGGTCTTTCAGCTGCAGTGGATTATCTGCGAAATCTGGGTATGGGAAATGTTCGAGAACATGAAAAAGATCTTATAAAATTCACTCTGGAAAAGGAAGAAGAGGAGAAGATACCAGACCTTGTTTCGTACGGACCTAGAAATCTGGAAATAAGGGCTGGTGTCTACACTTTTAATATCGGTGAGATACCGAGTTTTGATTTGCAGATGAAGATGTCTGAAAGCGGGGTTCACATATCACAAGGTATACACCCACATGATGTTGCTGAATCACTGGACAGAGCCAATGTGTTTGTCAGGTCTGGCCACCATTGTGCAATGCCACTGATGAACGAGATTGGGGTGGCTGCAACCTCAAGGGCATCCTACTACATTTATAATGACAGAGAGGACGTGGAGAGCCTGTTCGATGGTATCAGATCGACAAGGAGGGTCTTTGCAAGATGA
- the sufB gene encoding Fe-S cluster assembly protein SufB encodes MEVEYKKEDELEKLLKDINSFKREDFEFHDPDNSDYSTGRGLNKKVVEEISEIKKEPEWMRRLRLKALEIFNSKPVPAWGPDLSGIDWENISYYNRPGETKTNDWDEVPEQIKDTFTKLGIPEMEQKYLAGSVAQYDSEGVYHNLKKVWEDKGVVFMDLDSAVRNYPDLVKDYFCRAVPFTDNKFAALNGAVWSGGSFLYVPKGVQIDMPLQTYFRMNGESTGQFEHTIVIADEGSKTHYVEGCTAPRYDKNSLHSAIVEIYVKKNAKARYTSVQNWSKSVYNMPTKRAWVDENAQMEWVGGSLGSKVTMLYPSSYLRGPYASASNLNVAMAGAGTFKDTGAKALHFAPHTTSKIIAKSISIDDGKAIYRGLLRINKGAEYAKSHVQCDALLINDASSSYTYPHDEIYDPTATFAHEATVGRIGTEELTYLRSRGLSEEDASSMIVLGFLDDVMREIPMEFAVEMNRLIKLEMGKLGAVG; translated from the coding sequence ATGGAAGTTGAGTATAAAAAAGAGGATGAACTGGAAAAACTGTTGAAGGACATAAACAGTTTCAAGAGAGAAGATTTTGAATTTCACGATCCAGACAACTCAGATTATTCGACAGGTAGGGGACTCAACAAGAAGGTCGTCGAAGAGATTTCTGAGATAAAGAAGGAGCCTGAATGGATGAGGAGGCTCAGGCTCAAAGCGCTGGAAATATTCAACTCGAAGCCTGTTCCAGCATGGGGACCAGATCTCTCCGGCATAGACTGGGAGAACATTAGTTATTACAACAGGCCGGGAGAAACAAAGACGAATGACTGGGACGAGGTGCCGGAACAAATCAAGGACACTTTCACCAAGTTGGGCATACCTGAGATGGAACAGAAATACCTGGCAGGCTCCGTGGCCCAATACGATAGTGAAGGCGTTTACCATAACCTCAAAAAGGTGTGGGAGGACAAGGGCGTTGTCTTCATGGATCTTGATTCCGCAGTTAGGAATTATCCAGATCTTGTCAAGGACTATTTCTGCAGAGCAGTCCCCTTCACTGATAACAAGTTTGCAGCGTTAAATGGCGCGGTTTGGAGCGGCGGGTCATTTCTCTATGTCCCGAAAGGCGTTCAGATCGATATGCCTCTCCAGACGTACTTCAGAATGAACGGTGAGTCCACTGGGCAGTTTGAGCACACAATTGTAATCGCTGATGAAGGGTCCAAAACGCATTATGTCGAGGGCTGCACGGCGCCGCGTTACGACAAAAACTCACTGCACAGCGCCATTGTTGAGATTTATGTCAAGAAGAACGCTAAGGCAAGGTACACCAGCGTCCAGAATTGGTCAAAGAGCGTCTACAACATGCCAACGAAGCGTGCATGGGTTGACGAGAATGCTCAGATGGAGTGGGTTGGGGGATCACTTGGTTCAAAAGTTACCATGCTTTACCCATCATCGTATCTCCGGGGCCCATACGCATCGGCATCGAACCTGAACGTTGCCATGGCTGGAGCCGGAACTTTCAAGGACACCGGAGCCAAGGCACTTCACTTCGCTCCGCATACAACTTCAAAGATCATAGCTAAGAGCATCAGCATTGATGATGGGAAGGCCATATATCGCGGACTTCTCAGGATAAACAAAGGTGCGGAATATGCAAAGAGCCATGTGCAGTGTGATGCACTGCTGATCAACGATGCATCGTCCTCTTACACTTACCCTCACGATGAAATTTACGATCCTACCGCAACCTTCGCTCATGAGGCAACCGTTGGCAGAATCGGAACAGAAGAGTTGACTTACCTCAGATCAAGGGGTCTGAGTGAAGAGGACGCTAGTTCAATGATTGTCCTTGGCTTCCTTGACGATGTCATGAGGGAGATACCCATGGAATTCGCAGTGGAAATGAACAGGCTTATTAAACTCGAAATGGGAAAACTTGGAGCCGTCGGATGA
- the sufC gene encoding Fe-S cluster assembly ATPase SufC, which produces MSELIISNLAASVEDKKILKDVSMTIRGGEIHALMGPNGAGKSTLGNVLIGHPNYTIDAGSIVLDGIDLTRKNPEERARAGLFLAFQSPVAIPGVKLSTFLRNAYNQLHPNEKLSISQFYELLKKHIKNVGLDESFVSRSVNDGFSGGERKRIEILQMVVLKPKIVILDEIDSGLDVDALKLVANEIKDYYSDNVGFLIITHYQRILKNIDPQFVHVLMDGVIVKNGDKQLAMKIEDEGYDWIRA; this is translated from the coding sequence ATGAGTGAACTGATCATTAGCAATCTCGCTGCATCGGTTGAGGACAAGAAAATACTGAAGGACGTGTCGATGACGATCCGCGGGGGGGAAATACACGCCTTAATGGGACCTAACGGTGCCGGCAAGAGCACTCTCGGAAATGTGCTCATTGGTCATCCGAATTATACTATCGACGCAGGATCGATCGTTCTTGACGGAATAGACCTAACCCGAAAGAACCCTGAGGAAAGGGCCAGGGCCGGGCTGTTTCTAGCTTTCCAGAGTCCCGTTGCAATACCGGGTGTCAAGCTGTCGACATTCCTGAGGAATGCTTATAACCAGCTCCACCCGAATGAGAAGTTATCCATATCACAGTTTTATGAACTTCTGAAGAAGCATATAAAGAATGTTGGACTGGACGAATCCTTTGTATCGAGATCGGTCAATGACGGATTTTCCGGTGGGGAGAGAAAGAGGATTGAGATACTCCAGATGGTCGTCCTCAAACCTAAGATTGTCATACTTGACGAAATTGACTCTGGCTTGGACGTGGATGCCCTGAAACTTGTTGCCAATGAGATAAAAGATTACTACAGTGACAACGTTGGCTTCCTCATTATCACACACTATCAGAGGATCCTGAAAAATATAGATCCTCAATTTGTTCACGTGCTTATGGATGGTGTAATTGTTAAGAACGGTGACAAGCAGCTTGCTATGAAGATTGAAGACGAGGGATACGACTGGATCAGGGCATGA
- a CDS encoding CBS domain-containing protein, with amino-acid sequence MAALVSDIMTKSPHICRVPSTVSDVVKILIKKNITGLPVIDSKGKYVGIISRRDIFDNPEESQTALVMRRANPVYDTDPIEKAAKELVSQNRRHIAVINSERDVVGILTPQNFLDTLSQIYGQLPVKSILHIMAVPLWYNTPLGAIYTMMRVSRIYSFPVINENGDFMGLITDRDIFDKVDLKQSSVLSETGMAEDEDPWSWSGIRNVVTYILEKNKIQLPNIPASDIMIKTPAVAYVNDTIERVAKIMATKNFNQLPLLDGSQKLVGMLYDIELLSAFQ; translated from the coding sequence ATGGCAGCCCTAGTTTCAGACATAATGACGAAGTCCCCACACATATGCAGGGTACCGAGCACCGTCAGTGACGTGGTTAAAATACTTATAAAAAAGAATATAACTGGTCTGCCAGTAATTGATTCCAAGGGTAAGTATGTGGGAATAATTAGCAGGCGCGACATCTTCGATAATCCAGAAGAAAGCCAGACTGCTCTTGTGATGAGAAGAGCTAATCCGGTTTATGACACTGACCCGATAGAAAAAGCTGCAAAGGAACTGGTATCGCAAAACAGGAGGCATATAGCGGTCATAAATTCCGAAAGAGATGTTGTAGGGATCCTCACTCCGCAGAATTTCCTTGACACCCTTTCACAAATCTACGGTCAGCTACCTGTAAAGTCAATACTCCACATCATGGCTGTACCCCTATGGTACAACACCCCACTAGGTGCCATATACACCATGATGAGGGTGTCCAGAATCTATTCATTTCCAGTAATCAATGAAAACGGAGATTTCATGGGATTAATCACCGATAGAGATATATTCGACAAGGTTGACCTGAAACAGAGTTCAGTGCTTTCAGAAACTGGTATGGCCGAGGACGAGGACCCGTGGTCCTGGTCCGGTATAAGGAATGTGGTAACCTATATACTAGAGAAAAACAAGATTCAGTTGCCGAACATACCCGCTTCAGACATCATGATTAAGACACCAGCCGTCGCTTACGTAAACGATACAATAGAAAGGGTGGCGAAGATAATGGCTACGAAGAACTTCAACCAGCTTCCACTGCTTGATGGATCGCAGAAACTTGTTGGCATGCTTTACGATATAGAACTTTTAAGTGCATTCCAATGA
- the ppdK gene encoding pyruvate, phosphate dikinase gives MKEERKFVYLFSEGSKEMVDILGGKGAGLAEMTKIGLNVPPGFTISTETCREFLAKDKIPDGVMEQVNRALRKVEELSGKKFGNPENPLLVSVRSGAPVSMPGMMDTVLNVGLNTLTLRGLGKRTGNRRFAADAYRRLVQMFGSIVLGINGELFTEAMEDLKKERGKKLDTDLDENDLLELVSRFNKVYESKGLKFPEDPEKQLEMSIEAVFKSWNSERAKVYRKENGLDDRMGTAVSIVAMVFGNMGNDSATGVAFTRNPNTGEKILFAEYLVNAQGEDVVAGIRTPKHISDMKTEMPRAYLSLIDSANKLEKHYKDMQDIEFTIESGTFYLLQVRSGKRTARAAVRTAREMADEGLITREEAVMRITPKILDSLMHPQVKRTGREIYLGKGLAASPGAAFGQLVFSSERAIELSKEKRALILVRPETTADDVRGMVVSKAFLTQKGGMTSHAAVVARAMGKPAVVGAEMIQVNTKEKKLICGDHEMTEGTEVTVDGTSGEFYLGKTEMEEPGISPDTDVILGWADAVRKIGVRANANTPEEAVLARKNGATGIGLARTERMFLGNDRIPIMRAMIMSRDEGERRMNLDRLLPMQVSDFVEFFRTMEGFPVIIRLLDPPLHEFLPDKEEVMNEMFKLRSRKQSDSEKQGLAELQKIFETIKSLEEFNPMLGFRGCRLGISYPEIYEMQVRAIIRAASKVIQEDKQIFPEIMIPLVGHVNELKVLRERLEEVARQEAGNKHVEYKFGTMIEIPRACLTADKIARYADFFSFGTNDLTQMTFGYSRDDAEGKFLAKYIESGILENDPFSTVDVDGVGELMKMAVQKGKKTRPDLDIGICGEHGGDPATVAFCHRIGLDYVSASPYRIPIARLAGARAAIEEKGGKNLPD, from the coding sequence GTGAAAGAGGAAAGAAAGTTTGTTTATCTCTTCTCGGAAGGAAGCAAAGAAATGGTGGATATTCTTGGAGGCAAGGGGGCAGGCCTTGCCGAAATGACCAAGATCGGATTGAACGTCCCTCCCGGTTTCACCATAAGCACGGAAACCTGCAGGGAATTTCTTGCAAAAGATAAAATTCCAGATGGGGTCATGGAACAGGTCAACCGGGCGTTGAGAAAAGTTGAAGAACTCTCCGGTAAGAAATTCGGGAACCCTGAAAACCCGTTACTCGTATCAGTGAGATCTGGTGCTCCAGTGAGCATGCCGGGGATGATGGACACGGTTCTGAACGTTGGGCTTAACACATTAACGCTTAGGGGCCTCGGAAAGAGAACTGGGAACAGAAGATTCGCTGCGGACGCATACAGAAGACTTGTGCAGATGTTTGGATCCATAGTTCTGGGGATCAACGGTGAATTATTTACTGAAGCCATGGAGGACCTGAAAAAGGAACGTGGAAAGAAACTTGACACAGATCTTGATGAGAATGACCTTCTCGAACTTGTTTCGAGGTTCAATAAGGTTTATGAATCAAAGGGACTGAAGTTTCCAGAAGACCCTGAGAAGCAACTGGAAATGTCCATTGAAGCAGTATTCAAATCTTGGAATTCCGAAAGGGCAAAGGTATATAGAAAGGAAAACGGCCTTGACGACAGAATGGGTACAGCAGTAAGTATAGTGGCAATGGTATTCGGAAACATGGGAAACGATTCCGCGACAGGCGTTGCATTCACGAGGAATCCAAACACTGGTGAAAAGATATTGTTTGCAGAATATCTGGTGAACGCCCAGGGAGAGGATGTCGTCGCAGGAATAAGGACTCCAAAGCACATTTCTGACATGAAAACTGAGATGCCAAGAGCATACCTTTCTCTTATCGATTCTGCAAATAAACTTGAGAAACACTATAAGGATATGCAGGACATAGAGTTCACTATAGAGAGTGGAACCTTCTACCTGCTTCAGGTGAGATCAGGAAAACGTACTGCCAGAGCTGCTGTTAGAACGGCAAGAGAAATGGCTGACGAAGGGCTGATCACAAGGGAAGAAGCTGTAATGAGGATAACGCCGAAGATTCTAGACTCTCTTATGCACCCTCAAGTGAAGAGAACCGGGCGGGAAATATACCTGGGAAAGGGACTTGCCGCCTCTCCTGGAGCTGCATTCGGGCAACTGGTATTTTCATCGGAACGCGCCATCGAACTTTCAAAGGAAAAGAGGGCCCTAATCCTTGTCAGACCGGAGACAACAGCAGATGATGTCAGGGGAATGGTTGTCTCAAAGGCTTTCCTGACGCAGAAAGGAGGCATGACATCCCACGCGGCGGTCGTAGCAAGGGCTATGGGAAAACCTGCTGTCGTTGGGGCGGAGATGATCCAGGTAAATACCAAGGAGAAAAAGCTAATCTGCGGTGACCACGAAATGACAGAAGGAACAGAAGTGACTGTTGACGGTACATCTGGAGAGTTCTATCTTGGAAAAACTGAAATGGAAGAGCCTGGCATCAGCCCTGATACGGACGTGATTCTTGGATGGGCCGACGCGGTAAGAAAAATTGGCGTTAGGGCAAATGCAAACACCCCGGAAGAGGCAGTTCTGGCGAGAAAGAACGGAGCAACCGGAATTGGACTTGCAAGGACAGAGAGGATGTTCCTTGGAAATGATAGGATACCTATCATGCGGGCGATGATCATGAGCAGGGATGAGGGAGAAAGGAGGATGAATTTAGATCGCCTCCTTCCAATGCAGGTATCTGATTTTGTGGAATTTTTCAGGACTATGGAAGGTTTTCCGGTGATAATAAGGCTCCTCGATCCCCCGCTTCACGAGTTCCTTCCTGACAAGGAAGAAGTTATGAATGAAATGTTCAAACTGAGATCCAGAAAGCAAAGTGACTCGGAGAAACAGGGGCTTGCTGAACTCCAGAAAATATTTGAGACGATAAAGAGCCTGGAAGAGTTCAATCCAATGCTTGGCTTCCGCGGCTGCAGACTTGGTATAAGTTACCCTGAAATTTATGAAATGCAGGTGAGAGCCATCATACGTGCGGCTTCCAAAGTTATACAGGAAGATAAGCAGATATTCCCTGAAATCATGATTCCCCTTGTTGGACATGTGAATGAACTGAAGGTCCTGCGGGAAAGGCTCGAGGAGGTTGCAAGACAGGAAGCTGGGAACAAGCACGTGGAATACAAATTCGGGACCATGATAGAAATCCCGAGAGCTTGCCTCACGGCGGATAAGATCGCCAGATATGCTGATTTCTTCTCCTTCGGGACGAACGACCTGACCCAGATGACATTTGGATACAGTAGGGACGATGCGGAGGGAAAATTCCTTGCAAAGTACATAGAGTCTGGAATACTGGAGAACGATCCCTTCAGCACTGTGGATGTCGATGGAGTAGGAGAATTGATGAAAATGGCGGTGCAGAAGGGAAAGAAGACGAGACCCGACTTGGATATAGGCATTTGCGGAGAACATGGGGGCGATCCAGCTACAGTGGCTTTCTGTCACAGGATAGGGCTTGACTATGTATCTGCATCACCTTACAGAATACCAATAGCAAGGCTGGCGGGTGCCAGAGCTGCTATTGAAGAGAAGGGCGGAAAAAATCTACCGGACTAA
- a CDS encoding antibiotic biosynthesis monooxygenase — translation MIVVQNHLRIKKEFSERFEKSLSERSHTVDGFPGFIRNEVLRPVQGDSYIVMTYWNSLEDFNRWVGSEEFSKSHSESRLPKDAYAGKGEITVHQVI, via the coding sequence ATGATTGTTGTGCAGAACCACCTCAGGATAAAAAAGGAATTTTCAGAGAGATTTGAAAAGTCATTGAGCGAAAGGTCCCACACCGTGGATGGATTTCCCGGTTTCATAAGAAATGAAGTGCTGAGGCCAGTTCAGGGTGACAGCTATATCGTCATGACTTATTGGAATTCCCTTGAAGATTTTAACAGATGGGTGGGAAGCGAGGAGTTCAGTAAATCCCATTCTGAATCCCGCCTCCCAAAAGATGCGTACGCTGGAAAAGGCGAAATTACTGTTCATCAGGTTATTTAA
- a CDS encoding SUF system NifU family Fe-S cluster assembly protein, whose translation MNDEEIQMDIILDHYREPRNYGKLQKETTSITEANPVCGDTLHFSILVEDGIVKDIKFMGQGCSISQASASMLTEYVKGKSVAEIKNMKPDIVLGLIGLNLGPTREKCALLSYNAITKALNNQS comes from the coding sequence ATGAACGATGAAGAAATACAGATGGATATTATTCTCGATCATTACAGGGAACCAAGAAATTACGGTAAACTCCAGAAGGAAACAACTTCCATTACAGAGGCAAATCCAGTATGCGGGGACACCTTGCATTTCTCAATATTGGTAGAAGATGGCATAGTGAAAGACATCAAGTTCATGGGTCAGGGATGTTCTATAAGCCAAGCATCAGCATCCATGTTGACGGAATATGTCAAGGGGAAAAGCGTGGCAGAAATCAAAAACATGAAACCTGATATTGTGCTTGGGCTGATAGGGTTGAACCTTGGTCCAACACGCGAGAAATGCGCGCTTCTCTCATACAACGCAATAACCAAAGCCCTGAATAATCAGAGCTGA
- the glyS gene encoding glycine--tRNA ligase, with translation MTAYEDTVELAKRRGFFWPSFSLYGGISGFYDYGPLGVLMRDNIVKVWKESYLADGAIFIDTPVVVPSPVFRASGHLDKFSDLGTECQKCHNREKLETVMKASGFDQALKSVQAANEFLSKNTVKCVSCGNRITEARDFQVMFSLPGQGGGTDLYLRPETAQGIIVNFKLLNTVFRGKLPMAVAQFGKGFRNEISPRQSLIRLREFNMAEVEVFVDPQRKFWKDFKATLPLSLIPRVGEQTRTDVSSALSNGIISSNALAYFMEKTAVILCRVGINPSKLRFRQVSKDDLAHYSVDTWDVEVEIDNDWVEVTGIADRNDLPNHEKSSGESMSILSDDKPVVPSIIEPASGIDRILLSVLMHTYYRRPNGFKVLRLPPEIAPYNAAILPLVNKDNVNVVALEFFNRIISSNPYVAYDQSGSIGRRYARQDETGTPYCITFDYNTLSDATVTVRERDSAEQVRVHSEKLMAESRNLLQYLESLFKMK, from the coding sequence ATGACCGCCTACGAGGACACAGTCGAACTGGCCAAAAGGAGAGGGTTCTTCTGGCCTTCGTTTTCATTGTATGGCGGCATTTCAGGGTTCTACGATTATGGACCACTTGGAGTACTGATGAGGGACAACATAGTTAAGGTATGGAAGGAGAGCTATCTAGCCGATGGAGCCATATTTATAGACACACCCGTTGTGGTGCCTTCTCCTGTGTTCAGGGCATCGGGACACCTCGACAAATTCTCAGATCTTGGAACGGAATGCCAGAAATGCCATAACCGGGAAAAACTCGAAACAGTAATGAAAGCTTCCGGTTTCGATCAGGCTCTCAAATCAGTGCAAGCAGCGAATGAGTTTCTCTCAAAAAACACTGTGAAGTGTGTTTCTTGCGGGAACAGAATCACAGAGGCAAGAGATTTCCAGGTGATGTTCAGTTTGCCGGGACAGGGGGGAGGAACTGATCTTTATCTCCGACCGGAAACAGCACAGGGAATCATAGTAAATTTCAAGCTTCTTAACACTGTTTTTAGGGGGAAACTGCCAATGGCAGTGGCTCAGTTCGGAAAAGGTTTCAGAAATGAGATATCTCCAAGACAGAGCCTTATCCGGTTAAGGGAATTCAACATGGCTGAAGTGGAGGTATTCGTTGATCCACAGAGAAAGTTCTGGAAAGATTTCAAAGCCACCCTCCCCCTTTCACTGATTCCAAGGGTTGGAGAACAGACAAGAACTGATGTTTCCTCTGCCCTTTCTAATGGAATCATAAGCAGCAATGCCCTGGCGTATTTCATGGAGAAGACAGCAGTAATCCTTTGCAGGGTTGGCATTAATCCTTCGAAGTTAAGGTTCAGGCAGGTATCGAAGGATGATCTGGCGCATTATTCTGTGGACACTTGGGATGTTGAAGTTGAGATTGATAATGATTGGGTCGAGGTTACTGGAATAGCCGACAGAAATGATCTTCCAAATCACGAAAAATCAAGTGGGGAGTCCATGTCTATTCTTTCTGACGATAAACCTGTTGTGCCATCGATCATAGAACCAGCTTCGGGTATAGACAGGATTTTGCTCAGCGTTCTTATGCACACATACTACCGGAGACCTAACGGCTTCAAGGTTCTCAGGCTCCCACCTGAGATAGCTCCTTACAATGCCGCGATACTGCCTCTTGTGAACAAGGACAACGTCAACGTTGTTGCGTTGGAATTCTTCAACAGGATAATTTCCAGCAACCCCTATGTGGCATACGATCAATCGGGATCCATAGGCAGAAGATATGCGCGGCAGGATGAGACAGGGACACCCTACTGTATCACATTTGACTATAACACTCTTTCCGATGCTACGGTCACCGTCAGAGAAAGGGACAGCGCTGAGCAGGTTAGAGTGCATTCGGAGAAATTGATGGCCGAGTCCAGGAACCTTCTGCAGTATCTTGAAAGTCTTTTTAAAATGAAATGA
- a CDS encoding SufD family Fe-S cluster assembly protein, whose protein sequence is MENYVELIKTRYTGPTYDPRRESLLSFARTPLRNYKESPTVKDYVEITESDLAKMSSGTIPANVRAQAPPDGYNISVVNGRIAGRSSENGAIKALDLMEAARNSDSGLTPEFLSEKGDDRIEHLINSVWQSGIFIDIPKGFTGALKVHDTSDPSLSFALKVIVSCGEDSNVTISTVNTTIGDGDGVQGRNVYIFLGRRAKVQFDYLQDKSQKVTDIVFVKSFLSEYSEFTIYHVNHGGEKVLFSNESIQRGDSSDFKTFGINFSDGQQKMDIRDSSFQIGIATSADVHVKGVVMGKSSTMHRGNIDIEEKSIKSTGYYDSKILLMSRDGFANTKPALLIKNNDTRSKHASAISSVDDEQIFYMRSRGIPKNLAKNLITSGFMGSIVEKSGDDFLTEVVARYSEGLVLDD, encoded by the coding sequence ATGGAAAACTATGTAGAACTCATAAAAACTAGATACACGGGCCCTACGTATGACCCAAGGAGAGAGTCACTGCTGTCCTTTGCAAGGACTCCACTTCGAAACTATAAAGAAAGCCCAACGGTGAAAGACTACGTTGAAATCACCGAGAGCGACCTGGCGAAAATGTCCTCCGGGACCATACCGGCCAATGTAAGAGCCCAGGCTCCTCCAGATGGATACAACATTTCCGTGGTCAATGGCAGAATTGCCGGACGCTCAAGCGAAAACGGGGCTATTAAGGCACTTGACCTTATGGAGGCAGCGCGAAATTCAGATTCAGGGCTCACTCCAGAGTTTCTCTCCGAGAAGGGCGATGACAGGATAGAACATCTCATAAACTCTGTATGGCAAAGCGGAATTTTCATAGATATCCCGAAGGGTTTCACCGGGGCCTTGAAGGTACACGATACTTCCGATCCGTCTCTTTCATTTGCTTTGAAGGTAATTGTTAGCTGTGGAGAAGACTCAAATGTGACTATCAGCACGGTTAATACTACTATCGGCGATGGAGATGGCGTTCAGGGCAGGAATGTTTACATCTTCCTTGGGCGCAGGGCGAAGGTCCAGTTCGATTATCTCCAAGACAAGTCCCAGAAAGTTACTGATATCGTGTTCGTAAAATCTTTCCTGTCTGAGTATTCAGAATTCACCATATACCATGTAAACCATGGTGGAGAAAAGGTACTCTTTTCCAATGAATCTATCCAGAGGGGTGACAGTTCTGATTTTAAGACGTTTGGGATAAATTTCAGTGACGGGCAGCAGAAGATGGACATAAGGGACAGCAGCTTCCAGATTGGAATAGCAACAAGCGCTGATGTTCATGTGAAAGGCGTGGTAATGGGCAAAAGTTCCACTATGCACCGCGGTAACATCGATATAGAGGAGAAAAGCATAAAGTCCACCGGCTACTACGACTCAAAAATTTTACTTATGTCCAGAGATGGATTTGCAAATACCAAGCCTGCCTTGCTAATCAAGAATAACGATACCAGATCAAAGCACGCTTCGGCCATCAGCAGCGTGGACGACGAACAGATATTCTACATGCGGTCAAGGGGCATACCTAAGAATTTAGCCAAAAACCTGATAACCAGCGGATTCATGGGGTCAATCGTTGAAAAATCGGGTGATGATTTCCTCACAGAGGTAGTCGCCAGATATTCAGAAGGCCTTGTTTTAGATGATTAA